One genomic segment of Primulina tabacum isolate GXHZ01 chromosome 9, ASM2559414v2, whole genome shotgun sequence includes these proteins:
- the LOC142554994 gene encoding nuclear transport factor 2-like, with protein MAAEATTMPAAAPVSAQVVANAFVQQYYYILHQSPELVHRFYQDISKLGRPETDGSLSITTTMQAISEKIVSLNYKNSRAEIKSVDAQESYNGGFLVLVTGYLTGKDHLVHNFTQSFFLAPQDVGYFVLNDMFRYLNDVPVTPVVVNDIMRLMPIAPDPMSAPVLENHVSEQITSPVEEVISGEVQNPTENGHVETVEKEVPVVEVVDEVPDDSRMVVESSAKIEEIPKKSYASIVSHLKKSAAALSPPHATTKAPPKNMDQLKPSSTIATDGSVSSSEAVDNGTIPESEADGYSIYVKRLPMSATVGMLKEQFKKFGTIKSDGIQVRSHKQQGFCFGFVEFEEASAAQEALEASPVLIGGRQAFVEEKRSTTNSRGNNSGRFQSGRGSGFRNEGSRGRGNYVGGRGYSRVEFNGRNEFVNRGTYRGGSSNRDGYQRPENMNSHGGRVNQAVVMADGSAKHMVRPVSATA; from the exons ATGGCGGCGGAAGCAACGACAATGCCTGCGGCGGCCCCTGTCTCTGCTCAAGTT GTCGCGAACGCATTCGTGCAGCAGTATTATTACATACTGCATCAGTCTCCAGAGCTAGTACATCGCTTTTATCAGGATATCAGCAAGCTTGGTCGTCCCGAGACTGATGGATCCTTGAGCATAACCACCACCATGCAA GCCATCAGTGAGAAGATTGTGTCACTCAACTATAAGAATTCCAGAGCAGAGATCAAGTCTGTGGATGCACAAGAATCCTATAATGGTggatttcttgttcttgtgaCTGGATATCTAACAGGGAAGGACCacttagttcataattttactCAGTCTTTCTTCCTTGCTCCACAAGATGTGGGATACTTTGTTTTAAACGACATGTTCCGCTATTTGAACGACGTACCTGTTACCCCAGTTGTTGTCAACGATATTATGCGGCTTATGCCCATTGCTCCTGATCcaa TGTCTGCTCCTGTCCTCGAGAATCATGTTTCTGAGCAGATCACTTCACCTGTGGAGGAAGTTATTTCTGGAGAAGTTCAAAACCCTACAGAGAATGGACATGTGGAAACTGTTGAAAAAGAAGTCCCTGTCGTGGAGGTGGTTGATGAAGTACCAGATGATTCACGGATGGTGGTTGAGTCTAGTGCCAAAATCGAAGAAATACCTAAGAAGTCTTATGCTTCCATT GTTAGTCATCTTAAGAAAAGTGCTGCAGCTTTATCACCCCCTCATGCTACTACAAAAGCTCCACCTAAAAATATGGATCAATTGAAACCCTCTTCTACCATTGCCACTGATGGATCAGTTTCTAGTTCAGAAGCTGTTGATAATGGAACTATACCAGAGAGTGAAG CTGATGGatattcaatttatgtaaaGAGGCTTCCTATGAGTGCCACTGTTGGCATGCTCAAGGAACAATTCAAGAAGTTTGGGACTATAAAGAGTGATGGCATTCAAGTCAGAAGTCACAAG CAACAGGGATTTTGTTTTGGCTTTGTGGAGTTTGAGGAGGCAAGTGCAGCACAGGAAGCTCTTGAG GCTTCTCCAGTATTAATTGGTGGGCGCCAAGCCTTTGTCGAGGAAAAGAGGTCCACAACAAATTCACGAG GGAATAACAGTGGAAGATTTCAATCTGGAAGGGGTTCTGGATTCAGAAATGAGGGAAGTAGAGGGCGTGGAAATTACGTTGGTGGCAGGGGTTACAGCAGGGTTGAATTTAATGGAAGAAATGAGTTTGTCAACAGGGGTACTTATCGAGGAGGATCTTCAAATCGCGATGGATACCAGAGACCTGAGAACATGAATAGCCATGGAGGCCGCGTGAACCAAGCGGTTGTTATGGCTGATGGCAGTGCAAAACACATGGTGCGTCCAGTTTCTGCTACTGCTTGA